Proteins from a genomic interval of Niabella soli DSM 19437:
- a CDS encoding FKBP-type peptidyl-prolyl cis-trans isomerase — protein sequence MKQLKTLSLIILAVTAFTACKNADYQKSPGGLMYKLVRGEGKDSLKQGDIMKLYVTQKISGSKDTLLMDNYSTMPQYMPFQAVMPGQGDYNPMELVAKMHKGDSLILFVYVDSLIKKGIFQEAQLPPFIKKGDRYFMTFKLADIFKNDSLARLDQQKEGEAYQKREIEKNRADSIAFEKSGAKEKQISQVQDYLKSKNITAIKTPMGTFVKVDKPGDGAPVTDGKFATVTYNGKHLLTDSSFQASSFTVPIGQGGSIPGFEDGLKQFKKGGKGVIYIPGFLGYGKNPPPGSPFKEYEPLYFEVEVTNVTDTMPQQRPPVVAAPNPAQNEAKKTKK from the coding sequence ATGAAACAATTAAAAACGTTGAGCCTGATCATACTTGCTGTTACGGCTTTTACAGCTTGCAAAAATGCAGACTATCAGAAGTCGCCGGGCGGACTGATGTATAAACTTGTTAGGGGAGAGGGGAAAGACTCTTTAAAACAGGGCGATATAATGAAGTTATATGTTACGCAAAAAATATCCGGTTCGAAAGATACTTTGCTGATGGACAATTATTCCACCATGCCTCAGTATATGCCGTTTCAGGCTGTAATGCCGGGCCAGGGCGATTATAACCCGATGGAGCTGGTAGCTAAAATGCACAAAGGAGACAGCCTTATTTTATTTGTATACGTTGATTCACTGATAAAAAAAGGCATCTTCCAGGAAGCGCAATTGCCTCCGTTTATTAAAAAAGGCGACCGTTATTTTATGACCTTTAAACTGGCAGATATATTTAAGAACGACAGCCTTGCACGTCTTGACCAGCAGAAAGAAGGGGAAGCTTACCAGAAAAGAGAAATTGAAAAGAACCGTGCAGATTCTATAGCTTTTGAAAAATCCGGAGCTAAAGAAAAACAGATCAGCCAGGTGCAGGATTACCTGAAAAGCAAAAATATTACTGCTATTAAAACCCCGATGGGCACTTTTGTAAAAGTGGATAAGCCCGGAGACGGCGCACCGGTGACAGACGGCAAATTTGCTACCGTTACTTATAATGGTAAGCATCTGTTAACCGACAGTTCTTTCCAGGCAAGCAGCTTTACTGTGCCCATTGGCCAGGGAGGTAGCATACCTGGTTTTGAAGATGGATTAAAACAATTTAAGAAAGGCGGCAAAGGGGTTATTTATATTCCGGGCTTCCTGGGATATGGTAAAAATCCTCCTCCCGGATCTCCGTTTAAAGAATATGAACCGCTTTATTTCGAAGTGGAAGTAACAAATGTTACCGATACGATGCCACAGCAGCGTCCTCCCGTTGTTGCGGCACCCAACCCGGCACAAAACGAAGCGAAAAAAACAAAGAAATAA
- a CDS encoding DUF3887 domain-containing protein, with protein MHKLFFTIVLFSIMTNLSGQTEKANYKAVADKVEKFYNAAQFDSIFAMFSDDMQRALPPDKTTAFFTGLNAQAGKITGRQFAKYQETYASYKTSFEKALFSLNISIDGNSKINGLLVKPFTDESLPKMERNKSKLQLPFKGEWTVVWGGDTKELNYHVESEAQKNALDIVITDDKGKSFKTDGKTNEDYFAFNKELDAPCDGEVVLVVDGVKDNKPGVLNPIYVPGNTVVIKTSNNEYLFFAHFKQHSIKVAEGQKVKQGQLLGLCGNSGNSSEPHLHFHIQNVEDMNIATGVRCFFDAIIVNGLQKQGYSPIKGDKIKNDK; from the coding sequence ATGCATAAACTATTCTTCACCATTGTTCTCTTTTCGATAATGACCAATCTTTCCGGACAAACAGAAAAAGCAAACTATAAAGCAGTTGCCGACAAAGTGGAAAAATTTTATAATGCCGCACAGTTTGACAGCATCTTTGCTATGTTTTCAGACGACATGCAAAGAGCGCTTCCGCCTGACAAGACAACTGCTTTTTTTACAGGACTTAATGCTCAGGCAGGAAAGATTACCGGGCGACAATTCGCAAAGTACCAGGAGACCTATGCCTCTTACAAAACAAGTTTTGAAAAGGCTTTGTTTTCGCTCAATATATCTATTGACGGGAATTCAAAAATTAATGGGTTATTGGTCAAGCCATTTACTGACGAAAGTCTGCCAAAAATGGAAAGAAACAAATCAAAATTGCAGCTGCCGTTTAAAGGTGAATGGACCGTAGTTTGGGGCGGCGATACAAAAGAATTGAATTATCATGTTGAAAGTGAAGCACAGAAAAATGCCCTTGATATTGTAATTACCGATGACAAAGGAAAATCTTTTAAAACGGATGGAAAAACGAATGAAGATTACTTTGCTTTTAACAAAGAACTTGATGCACCCTGTGACGGTGAAGTCGTTTTAGTAGTTGATGGCGTTAAGGATAACAAGCCAGGTGTATTAAACCCCATTTATGTTCCTGGAAATACAGTAGTCATAAAGACAAGCAACAATGAGTATTTGTTCTTTGCTCATTTCAAACAACATTCTATAAAAGTTGCAGAAGGACAAAAAGTAAAACAGGGACAACTTTTAGGGCTTTGCGGCAATTCAGGAAACTCATCAGAGCCGCATTTGCATTTTCACATTCAAAATGTCGAAGACATGAATATTGCGACAGGTGTAAGATGTTTTTTTGACGCCATTATTGTAAATGGACTTCAAAAGCAGGGTTACTCACCGATCAAGGGCGACAAAATAAAGAATGACAAATAA
- a CDS encoding DUF721 domain-containing protein, which yields MSKQLPVAEYSLGEALNEFLNKSRMKGDIQALRIDAVWENIMGKTVARYTDKLQIIGDKLIIATTVAPLKNELIYQREKIIQRVNEALGQKVIKEIIVK from the coding sequence TTGTCAAAACAACTACCCGTGGCGGAATATTCATTAGGCGAAGCATTAAATGAGTTTTTAAACAAAAGCCGGATGAAGGGCGATATCCAGGCCCTGCGTATCGATGCGGTGTGGGAAAACATTATGGGCAAAACCGTTGCCCGTTATACCGATAAATTACAGATCATCGGCGACAAACTGATCATTGCCACCACCGTTGCTCCCTTAAAAAATGAACTGATCTACCAGCGGGAAAAGATCATTCAGCGGGTGAACGAAGCCCTCGGACAAAAAGTGATTAAAGAGATAATTGTAAAATAG
- a CDS encoding S41 family peptidase — protein MSKTLYTKMNNSNYAILFLGLFFTINFAACGQPPKNAANNRYLSRGEIESDFAQLTKIIETNVPVPFYNCSRAVYDSVKKGIASAIPGSAGVQDVYRIFYPLIQILNDAHFSIHLPNDFFSDTMRYFPFKVIIQGNKLFVKENLSTNSIRKRDEIIAINSIPVKEIIAKMRSCNFKSPGEELFFEKWNEGVFYKRLAALFNLNSWFDIELANGGHFKVQGVREALLKELLENNELSFKILEDTIGYLKIPSLAWNKQDDRKNFDNRIDSAFTFFQSKGVGNLIIDIRGNMGGSTILARDVLDYIYFKPYTLGQGEVYIENGVSKENNHASLHTPTAHSNCFKGKTILLNDVLTYSSAHMMQVGFQYYNMGHTIGEISSEPLFITGEVNTVFLKNSSLQFYYGTSNFILPGFKKDKKTFYTPNLTYTPTLTERLNGMDVILEKAKSSIAQGK, from the coding sequence GTGAGCAAAACATTATATACCAAAATGAATAATTCTAACTACGCGATCCTTTTTCTGGGGTTATTTTTTACGATAAATTTTGCAGCTTGTGGACAGCCCCCAAAAAATGCTGCTAACAACAGATATTTATCCAGAGGAGAAATTGAAAGTGACTTTGCACAATTAACGAAGATTATTGAAACGAATGTGCCTGTTCCATTTTACAACTGCTCCAGGGCTGTATATGATTCAGTTAAAAAAGGCATTGCTTCGGCCATTCCCGGTTCTGCCGGCGTACAAGATGTGTACAGAATCTTTTACCCATTGATCCAAATTTTGAATGACGCTCATTTTTCGATCCACTTGCCAAATGATTTTTTTTCTGACACGATGCGATATTTTCCGTTTAAAGTAATTATTCAGGGAAATAAACTATTTGTAAAAGAAAACTTAAGCACGAACAGCATTCGGAAAAGAGACGAGATCATTGCAATAAATTCTATTCCTGTAAAGGAAATTATTGCTAAAATGCGTTCCTGCAATTTCAAATCACCGGGCGAAGAGCTGTTTTTTGAAAAATGGAATGAGGGTGTCTTCTATAAAAGGCTGGCAGCATTATTCAATTTAAATAGCTGGTTTGATATTGAACTTGCGAACGGCGGGCATTTTAAAGTACAGGGAGTAAGAGAAGCTCTTTTAAAAGAGTTATTAGAGAATAATGAGCTTTCATTTAAAATTTTAGAGGACACAATTGGCTATTTAAAAATTCCTTCGCTGGCATGGAATAAGCAAGACGACAGAAAGAATTTTGATAATAGGATTGACAGCGCTTTTACTTTTTTTCAATCAAAAGGAGTAGGTAATCTTATCATTGACATACGGGGCAATATGGGAGGCAGTACCATTCTGGCAAGGGATGTTTTAGATTATATTTATTTTAAACCTTACACGCTGGGACAGGGAGAAGTATATATTGAAAACGGCGTATCTAAAGAAAATAATCATGCAAGTCTTCACACCCCAACAGCGCATTCAAATTGCTTTAAAGGAAAAACTATTCTTTTAAATGACGTTTTAACCTATTCGAGTGCGCACATGATGCAGGTGGGATTTCAATATTATAATATGGGACACACTATTGGAGAAATAAGTTCTGAGCCTTTGTTCATAACCGGCGAAGTAAATACGGTCTTTTTGAAAAATTCCAGTCTGCAATTTTATTATGGCACATCTAATTTTATATTACCCGGGTTTAAAAAAGATAAAAAGACTTTTTACACTCCAAACTTAACCTATACACCAACACTTACTGAAAGACTAAATGGGATGGATGTGATTCTGGAAAAAGCAAAAAGTAGTATTGCCCAGGGAAAATAA
- a CDS encoding ABC transporter permease, protein MIQYVLKKIGYSILVMAGVVLLVFFLFQGFGDPSRLVMGQTGDKKTQENIRRELYLDQPKWKQFVLYLNDVSPIAIHSAADIKSKQLKGIFIGGDTKFAIKLPYLRRSYQTKRSVSSMLMEALPGTMLLAIAAMALAIAIGIPLGVVSAVKQNSWLDTTAIFSSIIGISAPSFFTGIIIAYIFGFVLTHYTGLHITGNWFEIDALTGQRRLTLKNLILPAITLGVRPLAIITQLTRSAMLDVLDQDYIRTAYAKGLKKRTVIWKHALKNALNPVITAVTGWFAELLAGAFFVEYIFGWQGIGKVTVDALEKLDYPVVMGAVLISAAFFVLMNIVADILYGVFDPRVRNA, encoded by the coding sequence TTGATACAGTATGTATTAAAAAAAATAGGGTATAGCATACTGGTAATGGCCGGTGTGGTATTGCTGGTGTTCTTCCTCTTCCAGGGTTTTGGGGATCCGTCCCGCCTGGTAATGGGACAAACAGGCGATAAAAAAACACAGGAAAATATCAGGAGGGAGTTGTACCTGGATCAGCCCAAATGGAAACAGTTTGTTTTATATCTTAATGATGTGTCGCCTATTGCGATCCATAGCGCGGCCGATATCAAAAGCAAACAACTGAAAGGCATTTTTATTGGCGGCGACACTAAGTTTGCCATCAAACTTCCCTACCTGCGCCGTTCCTACCAAACAAAAAGATCTGTCAGCAGCATGCTCATGGAGGCATTGCCCGGAACCATGTTGCTGGCCATTGCAGCCATGGCGCTGGCGATTGCTATTGGTATTCCGTTGGGTGTGGTATCGGCGGTAAAACAAAATTCCTGGCTGGATACGACGGCTATTTTTTCAAGTATCATCGGCATTTCAGCACCTTCTTTTTTTACGGGAATTATTATTGCTTATATATTCGGATTTGTGCTAACCCACTATACTGGTTTGCATATAACCGGCAACTGGTTTGAAATAGACGCCCTGACGGGTCAGCGTCGGCTCACCCTAAAAAACCTGATCTTACCTGCCATTACCCTGGGAGTGCGCCCGTTGGCGATCATTACCCAGTTAACGCGCAGCGCGATGCTGGATGTGCTGGACCAGGATTATATACGCACGGCCTATGCAAAAGGGCTGAAGAAACGAACCGTTATCTGGAAACATGCGCTAAAGAATGCATTAAACCCTGTAATAACGGCTGTAACAGGGTGGTTTGCCGAATTACTGGCCGGTGCTTTTTTTGTGGAATATATTTTTGGCTGGCAGGGGATCGGCAAGGTTACCGTGGATGCACTGGAAAAACTGGACTACCCGGTAGTGATGGGCGCTGTATTAATTTCCGCTGCTTTTTTTGTGCTGATGAATATTGTTGCGGATATTTTGTACGGAGTGTTTGATCCGAGAGTGCGAAATGCTTAA
- the trxA gene encoding thioredoxin, with amino-acid sequence MAATFQSLINGDKPVLVDFTATWCGPCKMMAPVLHELKTKVGETLSVIKVDIDQSPQAAAAYQVQSVPTFILFKNGKVLWRQSGAMPLAQLEQNLNTAGAFV; translated from the coding sequence ATGGCAGCGACCTTTCAATCATTGATAAACGGAGATAAACCGGTGCTGGTAGATTTTACAGCAACCTGGTGCGGCCCTTGTAAAATGATGGCCCCTGTATTGCATGAGTTGAAAACAAAAGTAGGCGAAACGCTTTCCGTTATTAAGGTAGATATCGACCAAAGCCCGCAGGCGGCAGCCGCGTATCAGGTGCAAAGTGTGCCCACCTTTATACTGTTTAAAAATGGTAAGGTTTTATGGAGACAAAGTGGCGCGATGCCATTAGCCCAACTGGAGCAAAACCTGAATACCGCCGGGGCGTTTGTTTAG
- a CDS encoding type II toxin-antitoxin system RelE/ParE family toxin, with translation MYFIEKTIEFDKWLRKLRDLRAKAKILFRIQKLENEEHFGDCKSVGNGINELKINYSKGYRIYFKETNGKIIILLIGGDKSSQQKDIEKAKEIWEKLKK, from the coding sequence ATGTACTTTATTGAAAAAACCATAGAATTTGACAAATGGCTGAGGAAATTGAGGGACTTACGTGCAAAAGCAAAAATTTTGTTTAGAATTCAAAAATTGGAAAATGAAGAACATTTTGGCGATTGTAAATCTGTTGGAAATGGAATTAATGAATTGAAAATTAACTATTCGAAAGGTTATAGAATCTATTTCAAAGAAACAAATGGGAAAATTATCATTTTGCTCATCGGAGGAGACAAATCGAGCCAGCAGAAAGACATTGAAAAAGCAAAAGAAATTTGGGAAAAATTGAAGAAATAA
- a CDS encoding DHH family phosphoesterase, protein MKSIADIFPLLERPAAVVITMHQKPDADAMGSSLALKGYLEKLGHTVTVVSPTNWANWLNWMPGVATVLNYDKEKEKAQAALATAGYLFCLDFNIFHRTKNFAQDLYNATCKKVLIDHHQEPDVHSFDFGISNVKKSSTCEMIYDFIVAAGHMELLDTDISSCLYAGVVADTGSFRFEATTPGVHRMVANLMEKGINHPKIFSQLYDNFLENRLRFMGNMFSHRLEFFYEYNTALIVIPKYDLLKYEIKTGDTEGLVNFPLSVQGIKLAAIVIDREEERKWSFRSKDTFDCNSFARKYFNGGGHFNASGGGTKDSLQETVEKFRNALKENKDLLQ, encoded by the coding sequence TTGAAATCAATAGCAGATATATTTCCATTATTAGAACGGCCGGCAGCAGTGGTTATTACCATGCACCAGAAGCCGGATGCCGATGCGATGGGTTCATCGCTGGCGTTAAAAGGCTACCTGGAAAAGCTGGGGCATACGGTAACCGTGGTGTCGCCAACTAACTGGGCCAACTGGCTGAACTGGATGCCGGGTGTGGCAACAGTGCTCAATTATGATAAAGAAAAAGAAAAAGCCCAGGCAGCTTTAGCAACTGCAGGTTATCTTTTTTGCCTGGATTTCAATATTTTTCACCGCACCAAGAATTTCGCGCAGGATCTTTATAATGCTACCTGTAAAAAGGTTTTGATTGACCACCACCAGGAGCCCGATGTACATTCTTTCGATTTTGGGATCAGTAATGTAAAGAAAAGCTCTACCTGCGAAATGATTTACGATTTTATTGTTGCCGCCGGGCATATGGAGCTACTGGATACAGATATCAGCTCCTGTTTATATGCAGGCGTGGTTGCCGATACGGGTTCATTCCGTTTTGAGGCCACAACGCCGGGGGTGCACCGGATGGTGGCCAATCTGATGGAAAAGGGAATTAATCATCCGAAGATATTCAGTCAGTTGTATGATAATTTCCTTGAAAACCGGCTGCGTTTTATGGGGAATATGTTTAGCCACCGGCTGGAATTTTTTTATGAGTATAACACGGCGCTGATTGTTATACCTAAATATGATTTGTTAAAATATGAAATAAAGACCGGCGATACGGAAGGTCTTGTTAATTTTCCACTTTCCGTACAGGGGATCAAATTAGCTGCTATCGTAATTGACCGGGAGGAAGAACGCAAGTGGAGTTTCAGAAGTAAGGATACTTTTGACTGCAACAGTTTTGCCCGGAAATATTTTAATGGCGGCGGGCATTTCAACGCGTCGGGGGGAGGTACAAAAGATTCATTGCAGGAAACCGTCGAAAAATTTAGAAACGCATTAAAAGAGAACAAAGATTTATTACAATAA
- a CDS encoding DUF1599 domain-containing protein, protein MNRTIQQYDAVIVTCKEVFLKKNKDYGTSWRVLRTISVVDQLYIKAQRIRTIQQLKQQKVEDDIAGEFKGIINYAVIGLIQLELPEDGADDLSEDEVTILYDTYAEKARSLMQDKNHDYGEAWRSMSQESFVDLILVKLRRIRQILSNDQQTLISEGIDANYNDILNYAVFALILQGEQSMAK, encoded by the coding sequence ATGAACAGAACCATTCAGCAATACGATGCGGTAATTGTGACCTGTAAAGAGGTTTTTTTAAAGAAGAACAAGGACTATGGTACCTCCTGGCGGGTATTGCGTACGATTTCCGTTGTGGACCAGCTTTATATTAAGGCGCAACGCATCCGCACGATACAGCAACTGAAACAACAAAAAGTAGAAGATGATATCGCCGGCGAATTTAAGGGCATCATCAATTATGCGGTGATCGGACTGATACAACTGGAGTTGCCTGAAGATGGGGCTGACGATCTTTCGGAAGATGAAGTTACCATTTTGTACGATACTTATGCAGAGAAAGCGCGCAGCCTGATGCAGGATAAAAACCACGATTATGGTGAAGCCTGGCGTAGTATGAGCCAGGAGAGCTTTGTTGACCTGATCCTGGTGAAACTAAGGCGTATCCGGCAGATACTGAGCAATGACCAGCAAACGCTGATCAGTGAAGGCATCGACGCCAATTATAATGATATTCTCAATTACGCTGTTTTTGCGCTGATCCTTCAGGGAGAACAGTCAATGGCAAAATAG
- a CDS encoding FKBP-type peptidyl-prolyl cis-trans isomerase, with protein sequence MEAKMKSIKGIGFFLFVAIIFASCKNAGFKTTPAGVQYRLFDGGSKDSTKIGEVLKMNQTIRVSGSGDSLLHSTYGGMPFFTQVQALPSMPAIYAPDAIYALLKKGDSAVVILSVDSLLKRGQLQEAQLPPFVKKSDELVYTFKVLDVIKDEKAARQAFQNELGAEGERQIEQQESNSAAFEKSGEKQKQIAVVADYLKKKSISATRTPMGVFVKMDNPGSGAQVATGKEVTVKYTGRTLNGDRPFDSNIITAEISTDGGDIPGLEEGLKQFKQGGKGVIYIPGFLAYTHDVPSNAPFKAFEPLYFEVEIQKVADAAKSGK encoded by the coding sequence ATGGAAGCAAAAATGAAAAGTATAAAAGGAATCGGTTTCTTTCTGTTTGTAGCAATCATTTTTGCTTCCTGTAAGAATGCAGGCTTTAAAACAACGCCCGCGGGTGTTCAATACCGGCTTTTTGACGGCGGAAGCAAAGACTCAACAAAGATTGGTGAAGTGCTCAAAATGAATCAAACGATTCGTGTTTCCGGATCCGGCGATTCATTGCTGCACAGTACTTATGGCGGGATGCCTTTTTTTACACAGGTTCAGGCATTGCCTTCCATGCCGGCAATTTACGCTCCTGATGCCATCTACGCCCTTTTGAAAAAAGGAGACAGTGCCGTGGTTATCCTTTCGGTAGACTCGCTTTTAAAAAGAGGCCAGCTCCAGGAAGCGCAATTGCCTCCTTTTGTAAAAAAATCGGATGAGTTGGTTTATACTTTTAAAGTGCTGGACGTTATAAAAGATGAAAAGGCAGCCCGGCAGGCGTTTCAAAACGAATTAGGGGCGGAAGGAGAAAGGCAGATTGAGCAACAGGAGTCAAACTCCGCTGCGTTTGAGAAGTCGGGAGAAAAACAAAAGCAAATTGCCGTAGTAGCAGATTATCTGAAGAAGAAAAGCATCTCCGCCACGAGGACTCCAATGGGAGTATTTGTAAAAATGGATAACCCGGGAAGCGGTGCACAGGTAGCTACAGGAAAAGAAGTAACCGTTAAATATACCGGCAGAACTTTAAACGGAGACCGGCCTTTTGATAGCAATATCATTACGGCAGAGATCAGCACTGACGGCGGCGACATCCCCGGGCTCGAAGAGGGATTGAAGCAGTTTAAACAAGGGGGAAAAGGGGTTATTTATATCCCGGGCTTTCTTGCCTATACGCACGATGTTCCGTCCAATGCTCCTTTCAAAGCTTTCGAGCCGTTGTATTTTGAAGTTGAAATTCAAAAAGTAGCGGATGCTGCAAAAAGTGGCAAATAA
- a CDS encoding nucleoside-diphosphate kinase, whose product MSNRTFTMIKPDAMKNGHAGVIIDRFIKEGYRIVALKATRLSAEKAGEFYAVHKERPFYGELVAFMSSGPIIAAILEKDNAVTAFRELIGATDPAKAAEGTIRKLYATSLGENAVHGSDSDENAKIEGDFFFNGLERI is encoded by the coding sequence ATGAGCAATCGTACTTTTACCATGATCAAACCTGACGCAATGAAAAACGGCCACGCAGGGGTAATTATTGATCGGTTTATTAAAGAAGGATACCGGATCGTAGCCCTGAAAGCTACCAGGCTTTCTGCAGAAAAAGCGGGCGAGTTTTATGCGGTACATAAAGAAAGACCTTTTTACGGAGAACTGGTTGCCTTTATGAGCAGCGGCCCTATTATTGCTGCTATCCTCGAAAAAGATAATGCAGTTACAGCCTTCAGAGAATTGATCGGCGCTACAGATCCCGCTAAGGCGGCGGAAGGCACTATCCGTAAATTGTACGCAACTTCTTTAGGTGAGAATGCTGTACATGGCAGCGACAGCGATGAAAACGCAAAAATTGAAGGAGATTTTTTCTTTAATGGCCTGGAGCGGATTTAA
- a CDS encoding BT_3928 family protein, which produces MKFLINICRFLVGVLFIFSGLIKANDPIGLSYKMQEFFDLWKMSALDGIALTLSIAMIAFEIIAGVALLLGWQKKLISWLLLLLIVFFTFLTGYAYLSGKFSNCGCFGDCIPISSKASFLKDVALLVLILLLFFNRKHIQPVFATRTTRLLLLISAVLSLGIQWYTLHYLPVLDCLPFKVGSYIPDKLKVPANAIPDSTEITFVYEKAGKKMEFNADHFPDDFNDSTYKFIDRYDKVIRKGTNAIPEIRGFDFQNSAGTTITQDILDVGYAVLLFHEDRSIALNKWEKGFEGIYQSATGKNIPVYIISSLAPLVKQEIATTGFKDLEVLAGDRVMIRMAARTNPTVYLFKKGTVIGKWSYKNFDAALSTVKQLPAVAATTPKDTTVIDSLLKK; this is translated from the coding sequence ATGAAATTTTTAATAAATATTTGTCGCTTCCTGGTGGGCGTACTCTTTATTTTTTCAGGGTTGATTAAGGCGAATGACCCCATTGGCCTTAGTTATAAAATGCAGGAGTTTTTTGACCTTTGGAAAATGAGCGCCCTGGACGGTATTGCGCTGACCTTATCGATTGCAATGATCGCTTTTGAAATTATTGCCGGCGTGGCTCTTTTACTGGGATGGCAAAAAAAGCTGATCAGTTGGTTGTTGCTATTGTTGATCGTGTTTTTTACTTTTTTGACCGGGTATGCTTATTTGTCGGGCAAGTTCAGCAACTGTGGTTGTTTTGGCGATTGTATTCCCATCAGTTCCAAAGCATCCTTCCTTAAAGACGTTGCGTTATTGGTCCTGATCCTGTTGTTGTTTTTTAACCGGAAGCATATCCAGCCAGTATTTGCAACGCGAACGACGCGTCTTTTATTATTGATATCGGCCGTGCTCTCATTGGGCATCCAATGGTACACGCTGCATTATTTACCTGTATTGGATTGTCTGCCATTTAAAGTGGGCAGTTATATTCCCGATAAGCTGAAAGTGCCCGCCAATGCAATCCCCGACAGTACGGAGATCACTTTTGTTTATGAGAAAGCCGGCAAGAAAATGGAATTCAATGCAGATCATTTTCCTGATGATTTTAATGACAGTACGTATAAATTTATTGACCGGTATGATAAAGTGATACGAAAAGGAACCAACGCCATTCCTGAGATCCGGGGTTTTGATTTTCAGAATAGCGCCGGTACAACCATTACACAGGATATCCTGGATGTGGGCTATGCGGTGCTCTTGTTTCACGAGGATCGGTCAATAGCGCTGAATAAGTGGGAAAAAGGATTTGAGGGGATTTACCAGTCTGCCACCGGAAAAAATATTCCGGTATATATCATCAGCAGCCTGGCGCCGTTGGTAAAACAGGAAATAGCTACTACGGGTTTTAAAGATCTGGAAGTATTGGCCGGCGACCGGGTGATGATCCGCATGGCGGCCCGTACCAATCCTACGGTATACCTGTTTAAAAAAGGCACTGTTATAGGCAAGTGGAGTTATAAAAATTTTGATGCGGCGCTCAGCACCGTAAAGCAATTGCCTGCAGTTGCTGCAACGACGCCAAAGGATACAACAGTCATTGATTCCCTGTTAAAAAAATAG
- the folP gene encoding dihydropteroate synthase — protein MYTLNCRGKLLSLQKPVVMGILNITEDSFYAGSRHQINNTLLHTAEAMLRSGAAILDVGGQSTRPGSKKLTAAEEAAAVIPAITAICQAFPDAVISVDTFYASVAKEAVAAGAAMVNDISAGTLDATMFATVAALQVPYVLMHMQGNPQTMQQEPEYKDVVTEVLDFLLKKIALLQQAGVNDILVDPGFGFGKTTVHNFTLLKNLHVFSLLRRPVLLGVSRKGSIYRTLGITAEEALNGTTVLHTMGVLNGANLLRVHDVREAVEVIKLCEHY, from the coding sequence ATGTACACCCTTAATTGTCGCGGAAAGTTATTATCGCTTCAAAAGCCGGTGGTGATGGGCATTTTAAACATTACAGAAGATTCCTTTTACGCGGGTAGCCGGCACCAAATAAATAATACCTTATTGCATACAGCGGAGGCTATGCTGCGCTCCGGAGCGGCGATACTGGATGTAGGCGGACAAAGCACCCGCCCGGGAAGCAAAAAGCTGACTGCAGCCGAAGAAGCTGCGGCGGTTATTCCGGCCATTACTGCCATCTGCCAGGCCTTCCCTGATGCCGTTATTTCTGTAGATACTTTTTATGCCTCCGTTGCCAAAGAAGCAGTTGCTGCCGGAGCTGCAATGGTTAATGATATTAGTGCCGGCACGCTCGATGCAACTATGTTTGCTACGGTTGCTGCATTACAGGTGCCTTATGTATTGATGCATATGCAGGGAAATCCGCAAACCATGCAACAAGAGCCCGAATATAAAGATGTGGTAACCGAGGTATTGGATTTTCTGTTAAAAAAAATCGCTTTATTACAACAAGCAGGCGTAAACGATATTCTTGTTGATCCAGGGTTTGGCTTTGGCAAAACAACGGTCCATAATTTTACATTGTTAAAAAACCTCCACGTCTTTTCTTTGCTCCGGCGCCCGGTTCTGCTGGGTGTGAGCCGCAAAGGATCTATTTACAGAACCCTGGGCATTACCGCCGAAGAAGCGCTTAACGGTACTACGGTGCTGCACACGATGGGGGTACTTAATGGCGCAAACCTTTTGCGGGTACACGATGTAAGGGAGGCCGTGGAAGTAATAAAATTATGCGAACATTATTGA